One Terriglobales bacterium DNA segment encodes these proteins:
- a CDS encoding cytochrome C oxidase subunit IV family protein, producing MSAGGDHIVSPKIYVTIWLILLAFTGITVWAAFQHFGIFNPIVALAIACTKATLVILFFMHVKYSPKMIALVIGCGLFFLSILMVLTCADYISRAWAT from the coding sequence ATGTCGGCTGGCGGAGACCACATCGTTTCACCCAAGATCTACGTAACCATTTGGCTGATTCTGCTCGCCTTTACCGGAATCACAGTTTGGGCAGCCTTCCAGCACTTCGGAATCTTTAACCCGATCGTCGCCCTGGCGATTGCCTGCACAAAAGCCACGTTGGTGATCCTCTTCTTTATGCACGTAAAGTACTCGCCCAAGATGATCGCCCTGGTGATCGGCTGCGGTCTCTTCTTTCTATCCATCCTGATGGTGCTCACCTGCGCGGATTACATCAGCCGAGCGTGGGCGACTTAG
- a CDS encoding carboxypeptidase regulatory-like domain-containing protein — translation MKALHRTALVTFCVLLLSFTAYGQFTGGDLVGSVVDSSGAVVPGATVTATNQATNVKSTTTTNNSGEYRLSNLLAGNYTVSATGKGFETTTVRDLLVSLNQTTTVRIPLKVGQVETTVEVTAESVGIDTTTAQLATTYDMKEAADLPTAAVGSGVLNLSLLQAGVGTSGGIGAGSGPSVGGQRPRNNNFMIEGVDNNDKGVTGPDIIIPNDAVQNFTVLQNQFSPEFGHSTGGQFNQSVISGTNTWHGRAYEYLQNRNLNALDVSRKLQGITKQPRYDNNRFGGQVGGPIIKNKLFFFTNYTYNPIGQATTPSAGVLAPTAAGYTQLAAISGLSANNLGILKQYATGGGSTQNVNVQGPNCPAAGCPVQVGIVPIVAPNYSNTKYFVSSVDYNIGNNDQLRGRYIYNKNVQIDTAATLPVFYTPIETPGHIFTLSEFHTFSPSITNEFRVGFSRYGNALTVGPQTYPGLDAFPNIQLEDLNLNIGPDGNAPQFGFKNFYQAVDNVSWVKGNHTLKFGIDTAQYISPQQFTQRARGDYDYSTMDQWLRDVVPDVLAERSLGNSNYYGNQYWIFGFANDIWKVRSNLSLNLGLRWEYLSTPQGWAKQALNTSANVPGLITFDAPSAPKTDFAPRIGFAWSPETNGGLLGMLLGSSNSSSIRGGFGMGYDVLYDNIGVLSLPPQLSQTSDCPGGPGCGPNTGFLAAGGIKPFTGTPVLTKDFCTNVIGVPVPDDAHCARLLTASFLPNGTPATVKYPQSFQYNLGIQRMFARNYVVEVRYVGTQGAHLNVQNRLNKIASVDSTHFLPYFTSAPSQATLDSLSTTLTGLRNRFTGPFGGVGFDPVYANPGFTLSNIVGFVPFGHSSYNGLQTQITRRLSEGLQFQVAWTWSHAIDNSTADFFSTVLSPRRPQDFRNLQAERSNSALDRAHRLTIAMIYDMPYFKHSNWLMKNLVGNWEVAPVYTFETGEWADPQSQQDANLNGDAAGDRVIFNPSGVPGTGSDVTALKNSSGATVGYLVTNPNAQFYKARQGMLANSTRNIMQMPGINNLDLALIKRFNFTERISFEFAAQMLNSLNHSQFIGGSINDIQSIGQTGSASTTYLVPGSSNFNKPELTFPSNSRSIQLGAKVIF, via the coding sequence GTGAAAGCTTTGCATAGAACAGCTCTTGTCACGTTTTGCGTTTTGCTGCTGTCGTTTACAGCGTATGGCCAGTTCACCGGCGGTGACCTCGTTGGGTCGGTGGTCGACAGTTCCGGCGCAGTGGTTCCGGGCGCCACAGTTACAGCAACCAACCAAGCCACCAACGTAAAGTCAACGACCACAACCAACAACAGCGGCGAATATCGCTTGAGTAATCTTCTCGCCGGAAACTACACCGTAAGCGCTACCGGTAAGGGATTCGAGACCACGACCGTGAGAGATCTGCTTGTCTCACTGAACCAGACCACCACCGTGCGAATCCCCCTGAAAGTCGGTCAGGTTGAGACCACTGTGGAAGTCACTGCCGAATCGGTCGGGATCGACACGACCACGGCTCAGCTTGCGACAACCTACGATATGAAAGAAGCTGCCGACTTGCCGACTGCAGCAGTCGGAAGCGGTGTGCTGAACCTCTCGCTGCTCCAGGCTGGAGTTGGCACTAGTGGAGGCATCGGCGCGGGTTCGGGTCCGTCGGTCGGCGGACAGCGTCCACGCAATAACAACTTCATGATTGAAGGTGTCGATAACAACGACAAGGGCGTCACCGGCCCAGACATCATCATTCCAAACGACGCGGTGCAGAACTTCACCGTGCTTCAGAACCAATTCAGCCCTGAGTTCGGACACTCCACGGGCGGCCAGTTCAATCAGAGCGTGATCAGCGGAACGAATACTTGGCACGGTCGCGCGTATGAGTACCTGCAGAATCGCAACCTGAACGCCCTTGATGTCTCACGCAAGCTGCAGGGAATCACCAAGCAACCACGCTATGACAACAACCGCTTTGGCGGGCAGGTCGGCGGTCCGATCATTAAGAATAAGCTGTTCTTCTTCACGAACTACACCTATAACCCCATCGGGCAGGCAACCACTCCATCGGCGGGCGTGTTGGCTCCAACAGCGGCGGGATACACGCAGCTGGCGGCGATCAGTGGTCTATCCGCTAATAACCTCGGTATCCTGAAGCAGTACGCCACAGGAGGCGGATCGACTCAGAACGTTAACGTGCAAGGCCCGAATTGTCCTGCCGCCGGCTGTCCGGTGCAGGTTGGAATTGTGCCCATCGTTGCTCCCAACTACAGCAACACGAAGTATTTTGTCAGTTCAGTCGACTACAACATTGGTAATAACGATCAGCTGCGCGGCCGCTACATCTATAACAAGAACGTCCAGATTGACACTGCCGCTACGCTGCCGGTGTTCTATACACCGATTGAGACCCCCGGCCACATCTTCACTCTGAGCGAGTTCCACACATTTTCACCGAGCATCACCAACGAGTTTCGTGTGGGCTTCAGCCGCTATGGCAACGCCCTTACAGTGGGTCCACAAACGTATCCGGGCCTCGACGCATTTCCGAACATTCAACTTGAAGATCTGAATCTGAATATAGGTCCTGACGGGAACGCGCCGCAGTTCGGCTTTAAGAACTTCTATCAGGCAGTCGACAACGTGAGCTGGGTGAAGGGCAATCACACTCTGAAGTTCGGTATTGACACTGCCCAGTATATTTCGCCGCAGCAATTCACGCAGCGTGCGCGTGGCGATTACGACTACAGCACCATGGATCAGTGGCTGCGAGATGTGGTGCCGGATGTGTTGGCAGAGCGCAGCCTTGGCAATTCCAATTACTACGGCAATCAGTACTGGATCTTCGGCTTCGCAAACGACATATGGAAAGTTCGTTCGAACCTCAGCCTCAACCTCGGCCTGCGCTGGGAATATTTGTCGACGCCCCAAGGCTGGGCTAAGCAGGCTCTGAATACTTCTGCGAATGTTCCGGGACTCATTACCTTTGACGCTCCGTCGGCGCCCAAGACTGACTTCGCGCCGAGAATCGGATTTGCCTGGTCGCCTGAAACGAACGGTGGACTGTTAGGGATGCTGCTCGGTTCCAGCAACTCGAGCTCTATCCGAGGCGGTTTCGGAATGGGCTATGACGTTCTGTACGACAACATCGGCGTTCTTTCACTTCCCCCGCAGCTTAGCCAAACCAGTGATTGTCCTGGTGGCCCAGGTTGCGGACCTAATACGGGATTTCTCGCGGCCGGTGGCATTAAGCCGTTCACTGGAACTCCGGTGCTGACGAAGGACTTCTGCACGAACGTTATCGGCGTGCCGGTTCCAGATGACGCCCACTGCGCACGACTGCTGACGGCCTCGTTTCTGCCGAACGGTACTCCGGCGACTGTGAAGTATCCGCAATCGTTCCAGTACAACCTGGGCATTCAGCGAATGTTCGCTCGAAACTACGTGGTCGAGGTGAGATACGTAGGAACGCAAGGCGCCCACCTGAACGTGCAGAATCGTCTCAACAAAATCGCGTCGGTGGATTCCACTCATTTCCTGCCGTACTTCACTAGTGCGCCCAGTCAAGCGACACTCGACTCTTTGAGCACTACATTGACAGGCCTGCGTAACCGCTTCACTGGACCCTTTGGCGGTGTAGGGTTCGATCCCGTGTACGCTAACCCAGGATTCACCTTGTCCAACATCGTTGGCTTTGTACCGTTCGGGCACTCCAGTTACAACGGTCTGCAGACGCAGATTACTCGTCGCCTGAGCGAAGGCCTGCAGTTCCAGGTAGCTTGGACCTGGAGCCACGCGATCGACAACAGCACAGCCGACTTCTTCTCCACCGTGCTGTCGCCTCGTCGTCCGCAGGACTTCCGCAATCTCCAGGCGGAGCGCTCAAACTCCGCGCTTGACCGCGCGCATCGCCTGACCATCGCAATGATCTATGACATGCCGTACTTCAAACATTCCAACTGGCTCATGAAGAACCTGGTTGGCAATTGGGAAGTGGCTCCGGTGTACACGTTCGAGACTGGCGAATGGGCTGATCCCCAGAGCCAGCAGGACGCTAACCTGAACGGCGATGCCGCCGGCGATCGCGTAATCTTCAATCCGAGCGGCGTTCCCGGAACAGGAAGCGACGTGACGGCCCTGAAGAATTCTTCAGGTGCAACCGTCGGCTATCTTGTCACCAATCCGAACGCGCAGTTTTACAAGGCGCGTCAGGGCATGCTTGCCAACTCGACCCGCAACATCATGCAGATGCCTGGGATCAACAACCTCGATCTGGCGTTGATCAAACGGTTCAACTTCACCGAGCGGATTTCATTCGAGTTCGCCGCGCAAATGCTGAACTCGTTGAATCATTCCCAGTTCATCGGCGGATCGATCAACGATATTCAATCTATCGGACAAACCGGCTCGGCTTCGACGACCTACCTGGTTCCGGGATCGTCGAACTTCAACAAGCCGGAATTGACGTTCCCGAGCAACTCCCGTTCGATTCAGTTGGGAGCGAAGGTCATCTTCTAG